Proteins from one Falco cherrug isolate bFalChe1 chromosome 7, bFalChe1.pri, whole genome shotgun sequence genomic window:
- the LOC129736469 gene encoding protein shisa-like-1a — protein sequence MQGGLLLRLLLATALCPGLLGTASVQNLHLCEGYAGPDGRYHPGFYCPRLSDPADYRYCCRRSPLTLKTCCSQLALEALTGVNLSSLAGPGLLRNPLALPFVGLYGLLILLLMAVDLFHFYRTRRCRLGRLLPCARCLPCGLPGGPRSPLPPSRAC from the exons ATGCAGGGTGGGCTCCTGCTCCGGCTGCTCCTTGCCACAGCTCTGTGCCCCGGCCTCCTTGGGACAG CCTCGGTGCAGAACCTGCACCTCTGCGAGGGCTATGCAGGCCCCGACGGCCGCTACCACCCCGGCTTCTACTGCCCACGGCTGAGTGACCCGGCCGACTACCGCTACTGCTGCCGCCGCAGCCCCCTCACCCTCAagacctgctgctcccagctggcccTGGAGGCCCTCACTGGGGTGAACCTCTCCAGCCTGGCCGGCCCCGGGCTCCTCCG GAACCCGCTGGCCCTGCCCTTCGTGGGGCTCTACGggctcctcatcctcctccttaTGGCCGTCGACCTCTTCCACTTCTACCGGACCCGGCGCTGCCGCCTCGGCCGCCTCCTGCCCTGCgcccgctgcctgccctgcgGCCTCCCAGGggggccccgctccccgctgccccccagccgCGCCTGCTGA